One window of Pseudomonas urmiensis genomic DNA carries:
- a CDS encoding CheR family methyltransferase: MPSRSRPPLLDQANYQQIRLLVEQASGVHLADDRRAVVAARLHKRLKLHQLSDFDAYLALLGNAQDDSEYRHLLSLLVPCDSYFFREHRHFEFLNHWLAELAHPPRLWSAACASGEEAWSLAMVAAEQHPGAGWQVLASDRDAALLEQARAGIYDVSQARYFPEGWLSRHCLCGVGEMAGRLRIAPALRAQVMFETINLIEPFPTHLGRFDVILLRNLLSSFAPRYKLDVLQRVVEHLTPGGLLMIGHSESIHDLDLPLRPLLPSVFARL; the protein is encoded by the coding sequence TACCAACAGATCCGTCTACTGGTCGAACAGGCCAGCGGCGTGCACTTGGCCGATGACCGTCGCGCGGTGGTCGCGGCGCGCCTGCACAAGCGCCTGAAGCTGCATCAACTGTCCGACTTCGACGCCTACCTGGCGCTGCTAGGCAACGCTCAGGACGATAGCGAATACAGGCACTTGCTGAGCCTGCTGGTGCCCTGCGACAGTTATTTCTTCCGTGAGCACCGACACTTCGAGTTCCTCAACCATTGGCTGGCCGAGCTCGCTCACCCGCCCCGGCTGTGGAGCGCCGCCTGCGCGAGCGGCGAAGAAGCCTGGAGCCTGGCCATGGTGGCCGCCGAGCAGCACCCTGGCGCTGGCTGGCAGGTGCTTGCCAGTGATCGCGACGCAGCCTTGCTGGAGCAGGCGCGCGCGGGCATCTATGACGTCAGCCAGGCGCGCTATTTTCCCGAAGGCTGGCTGAGCCGGCATTGCCTGTGCGGTGTCGGCGAAATGGCCGGACGCCTGCGCATCGCCCCAGCTTTACGCGCGCAGGTGATGTTCGAGACGATCAACTTGATCGAGCCGTTTCCCACGCACCTGGGCCGCTTCGATGTGATCTTGCTGCGCAACCTGCTCTCAAGCTTTGCCCCCCGGTACAAGCTCGACGTGCTGCAGCGTGTGGTCGAGCATCTGACCCCAGGCGGTCTGTTGATGATCGGCCACAGCGAAAGCATCCACGACCTCGACCTACCCTTGCGGCCACTACTGCCCTCGGTGTTCGCGCGCCTATGA
- a CDS encoding response regulator, translating to MPCRILLADDSPLFRAGLRALLEQKKQYAVVADTGDAMNAVALAEKLKPHVVVLDMSGELDGQQALQELFIRAPTSRVLMLSPRSELEHVLSCLQLGAHGFLLKNATVAELEQALLTLRQGGQYLSSSVLPMVIGQALRHSRKRSAATLSAPLTTRQLEILRLIARGETTRSIAEGLGLSVKTVEAHRSQIMHRLQIHDVAGLVLFAVREGIIRLND from the coding sequence ATGCCTTGTCGAATACTGCTTGCCGATGACTCGCCGCTGTTCCGCGCAGGCCTGCGCGCCCTGCTCGAACAGAAAAAACAATATGCCGTGGTTGCCGATACCGGCGATGCGATGAACGCCGTGGCCCTGGCCGAAAAGCTCAAGCCGCACGTGGTCGTACTGGACATGAGTGGCGAGTTGGACGGCCAGCAGGCGCTGCAAGAACTGTTCATTCGCGCCCCCACCAGCCGCGTGCTGATGCTCTCGCCGCGCTCGGAACTGGAGCATGTGTTGAGCTGCCTACAGCTGGGCGCCCACGGCTTTTTGCTCAAGAACGCCACGGTGGCCGAGTTGGAGCAGGCGCTGCTGACCCTGCGCCAAGGCGGCCAGTACCTGTCTTCGAGCGTCTTGCCGATGGTCATCGGCCAGGCCCTCAGACATAGCCGCAAGCGGAGCGCTGCCACCCTGTCTGCACCGCTAACCACCCGCCAGCTGGAAATCCTGCGACTGATCGCCCGTGGCGAAACCACCCGCTCGATAGCCGAAGGCCTGGGCCTGAGCGTGAAGACTGTAGAAGCTCATCGCTCACAAATCATGCATCGCCTACAGATTCATGACGTCGCCGGCCTGGTGCTGTTTGCCGTGCGCGAGGGCATCATCCGTCTCAACGATTGA
- a CDS encoding acyl-CoA thioesterase gives MTESPQRTDFSHFHPILTRPQDNDLNGHIAGATVHGFFETAIQAFLVEQAELDLREGALAGFVISSAAEFYALPAFPDVLEVGLGVTRLGGSTVEYRLALFRPGEPDACAAGTLVQVFVERASGEPVALPETLQIILAGLQLNR, from the coding sequence ATGACCGAATCTCCCCAGCGCACCGACTTCAGCCATTTCCACCCCATCCTCACCCGCCCGCAAGACAACGACCTCAACGGTCATATCGCCGGTGCCACGGTGCACGGCTTCTTCGAAACCGCGATCCAGGCATTTCTCGTCGAACAGGCCGAGCTTGACCTGCGCGAAGGTGCGCTGGCCGGCTTTGTGATCAGCTCGGCGGCAGAATTCTACGCATTGCCTGCCTTCCCCGACGTACTCGAAGTGGGCCTGGGCGTCACCCGCCTGGGTGGCAGCACAGTGGAGTACCGATTGGCGTTGTTCCGTCCCGGAGAGCCGGATGCCTGTGCGGCAGGCACATTGGTGCAGGTGTTCGTCGAACGCGCCTCTGGCGAGCCGGTGGCACTGCCAGAAACGCTGCAGATCATCCTCGCAGGCCTGCAGCTCAATCGTTGA
- a CDS encoding antitoxin PaaA2 family protein, producing the protein MKPRHTPVPTHQLDHADLRRMAETGRINGTHIVGQPGGWAIQVNINHDEHVLTAQRSGNTRLFKKLETLVSYLHELGIDHFQVDSSTYDPLQMSTYQRPDRASALKRAHQAAAYDAWFIEQVEASLNDPTPAMDDEQIEKEFAARRLALKGKTR; encoded by the coding sequence ATGAAACCGAGACATACACCCGTGCCGACCCATCAACTCGATCACGCCGACCTTAGGCGCATGGCTGAAACCGGACGTATCAATGGAACCCACATTGTGGGGCAGCCTGGCGGCTGGGCCATACAGGTCAATATCAACCATGACGAACATGTCCTGACGGCGCAACGAAGCGGCAACACCCGGCTGTTCAAGAAGCTTGAAACCTTGGTCAGCTACCTGCACGAACTAGGCATCGACCACTTCCAGGTGGATAGCTCGACCTACGACCCACTTCAAATGAGCACCTATCAACGACCTGATCGTGCATCGGCCCTGAAGCGTGCACATCAGGCCGCCGCATATGACGCCTGGTTTATCGAACAAGTCGAGGCAAGCCTGAACGACCCAACCCCTGCGATGGATGATGAACAAATAGAAAAAGAATTCGCCGCGCGCCGCCTCGCGTTGAAGGGTAAAACCCGTTGA
- a CDS encoding type II toxin-antitoxin system RelE/ParE family toxin → MHLLWHTNAQKDRLRIMDAIADDNPDAAIALDEDFRDKARRAAQNPRIYKQGRYPGTREIVIRPNYVMVYRILQDSVEILRIIHARRLWP, encoded by the coding sequence ATGCATTTGCTTTGGCACACCAACGCTCAGAAAGACCGCTTGCGAATCATGGATGCCATCGCTGACGATAACCCTGACGCCGCCATTGCGTTAGACGAAGACTTCAGAGACAAGGCAAGAAGAGCAGCCCAGAACCCCCGCATTTATAAACAAGGTCGGTATCCAGGCACCCGGGAAATCGTGATTCGGCCAAACTACGTGATGGTCTACCGCATCTTGCAGGACAGCGTAGAGATCTTACGCATCATTCATGCGCGACGGCTGTGGCCATAA